The following proteins are co-located in the Nitrospirota bacterium genome:
- a CDS encoding phenol hydroxylase: AQRDLYYQEELHELAARHPMFRSTVTLSRPDPGWTGPTGRVTALVQERVKTVDNLAVYLCGNGGMIKDVTNFLRSKGLCPIYREKWYDDENEV; this comes from the coding sequence AGCCCAGCGGGATCTGTACTATCAGGAAGAGCTGCACGAACTGGCGGCCCGGCATCCCATGTTTCGCAGTACTGTCACATTGTCTCGTCCGGATCCGGGATGGACCGGTCCGACCGGCCGCGTCACCGCGCTGGTGCAGGAGCGTGTCAAGACGGTGGACAATCTCGCCGTGTATCTCTGCGGAAACGGCGGCATGATCAAAGACGTGACCAACTTTCTCCGCTCGAAAGGCCTCTGCCCGATCTATCGCGAGAAATGGTACGACGACGAGAATGAAGTGTAA
- a CDS encoding ankyrin repeat domain-containing protein, which produces MHYACQFGHPDVVQALLYAGVDLSQKDQDGETPLTIAKRKNHQEIVQLLKNAGANIR; this is translated from the coding sequence TTGCACTATGCTTGCCAGTTTGGTCATCCCGATGTTGTACAAGCTTTGTTGTATGCAGGGGTGGATCTGAGCCAGAAGGATCAGGATGGTGAAACGCCTCTGACTATCGCAAAGCGAAAGAACCACCAAGAAATCGTACAGCTTCTTAAGAACGCGGGAGCAAACATCCGCTGA